In Piliocolobus tephrosceles isolate RC106 chromosome 6, ASM277652v3, whole genome shotgun sequence, the following are encoded in one genomic region:
- the DISP2 gene encoding protein dispatched homolog 2, whose product MDGDSSSSGGSGPAPGSGPEGEQRPEGEPLAPDGGSPDSTQTKAVAPEASPERSCSLHSCPLEDPSSSSGPPPTTSTLQPVGPSSPLAPAHFTYPRALQEYQGGSSLPGLGDRAALCSHGSSLSPSPAPSQRDGTWKPPAVQHHVVSVRQERAFQMPKSYSQLIAEWPVAVLMLCLAAIFLCTLAGLLGARLPDFSKPLLGFEPRDTDIGSKLVVWRALQALTGPRKLLFLSPDLELNSSSSHNTLRPAPRGSAQESIVRPRRMVEPLEDRRQENFFCGPPEKSYAKLVFMSTSSGSLWNLHAIHSMCRMEQDQIRSHTSFGALCQRTAANQCCPSWSLGNYLAVLSNRSSCLDTTQADAARTLALLRTCALYYHSGALVPSCLGPGKNKSPRCAQVPTKCTQSSAIYQLLHFLLDRDFLSPQTTDYQVPSLKYSLLFLPTPKGASLMDIYLDRLATPWGLADNYTSVAGMDLGLKQELLRYFLVQDTVYPLLALAAIFFGIALYLRSLFLTLMVLLGVLGSLLVAFFLYQVAFRMAYFPFVNLAALLLLSSVCANHTLIFFDLWRLSKSQLPSGGLAQRVGRTMHHFGYLLLVSGLTTSAAFYASYLSRLPAVRCLALFMGTAVLVHLALTLVWLPASAVLHERYLARGCVRRARGRWEGSAPRRLLLALHRRLRGLRRAAAGTSRLLFQRLLPCGVIKFRYIWICWFAALAAGGAYIAGVSPRLRLPTLPPPGGQVFRPSHPFERFDAEYRQLFLFEQLPQGEGGHMPVVLVWGVLPVDTGDPLDPRSNSSLVRDPAFSASGPEAQRWLLALCHRARNQSFFDTLQEGWPTLCFMEKLQRWMESPGCARLGPDLCCGHSDFPWAPQFFLHCLKMMALEQGPDGTQDLGLRFDAHGSLAALVLQFQTNFRNSPDYNQTQLFYNEVSHWLAAELGMAPPGLRRGWFTSRLELYSLQHSLSTEPAVVLGLALALAFATLLLSTWNVPLSLFSVAAVAGTVLLTVGLLVLLEWQLNTAEALFLSASVGLSVDFTVNYCISYHLCPHPDRLSRVAFSLRQTSCATAVGAAALFAAGVLMLPATVLLYRKLGIILMMVKCVSCGFASFFFQSLCCFFGPEKNCGQILWPCAHLPWDAGTGDPGGEKAGRPRPGSVGGMPGTCSEQYELQPLARRRSPSFDTSTATSKLSHRPSVLSEDLQLHDGPCCSRPPPAPASPRELLLDHQAVFSQCPALQTSSPYKQAGSSPKTRARQDSQGEEAEPLPASPEAPAHSPKAKAAEPPDGFCSSASTLEGLSVSDETCLSTSEPSARVPDSVGVSPDDLDDTGQPVLERGQLNGKRDTLWLALRETVYDPSLPASHQSSLSWKGRGGPGDGSPVVLPNSQPDLPDVWLRRPSTHTSGYSS is encoded by the exons CACCCAGACCAAGGCTGTGGCCCCTGAGGCAAGCCCAGAGAGAAGCTGCTCCCTCCACAGCTGCCCCCTGGAGGACCCTTCCAGTTCTTCGGGACCCCCACCAACAACTTCCACCCTCCAGCCTGTGGGTCCATCCAGCCCCTTGGCCCCTGCCCACTTCACCTATCCCCGGGCACTGCAGGAATACCAGGGGGGCAGTTCCCTGCCAGGACTGGGGGATCGGGCAGCTCTCTGCTCCCacggctccagcctcagcccttccccagccccctcaCAGCGTGATGGGACCTGGAAGCCACCCGCTGTGCAGCACCATGTGGTCAGTGTCAG GCAGGAACGAGCCTTCCAGATGCCAAAGAG cTATTCCCAGCTGATTGCTGAGTGGCCAGTGGCCGTGCTGATGCTGTGTCTGGCTGCCATCTTCCTCTGCACCCTGGCTGGACTGCTGGGGGCCCGGCTGCCCGACTTCTCCAAgcctttgctg GGCTTTGAGCCACGGGACACGGACATTGGGAGCAAGTTAGTGGTCTGGAGAGCACTACAAGCCCTCACAGGCCCCAGGAAGCTGCTTTTCCTTTCCCCAGACCTTGAGCTGAACAG CTCGAGCTCCCACAACACTCTGAGGCCTGCACCCAGAGGCAGCGCCCAGGAGAGCATTGTCCGACCTCGCAGAATGGTGGAGCCCCTGGAGGACAGAAGGCAAGAGAACTTCTTCTGTGGCCCCCCTG AGAAGAGCTATGCAAAGCTGGTGTTCATGTCCACCTCCTCGGGCAGCCTATGGAACCTGCATGCCATCCATTCCATGTGTCGCATGGAACAGGACCAG ATCCGCTCCCATACCAGCTTCGGGGCTCTGTGCCAGCGGACAGCAGCCAACCAGTGCTGCCCCAGCTGGTCCCTGGGCAACTATCTGGCTGTGCTCTCCAACCGCTCCTCCTGCCTGGACACTACCCAAGCTGACGCAGCCCGCACACTGGCCCTGCTTCGGACCTGTGCCCTCTACTACCACAGTGGTGCCCTGGTGCCCTCTTGTCTGGGACCCGGGAAGAACAAGTCCCCACGCTGTGCCCAGGTTCCCACCAAGTGCACCCAGAGTAGCGCCATCTACCAACTCCTGCACTTTCTGCTCGACAGGGACTTTCTGAGTCCCCAGACCACTGACTACCAGGTGCCCTCCCTCAAGTACAGCCTGCTCTTCCTGCCCACCCCAAAGGGTGCTTCCCTGATGGACATCTACCTGGACCGGCTGGCCACCCCCTGGGGGCTCGCTGACAACTACACCTCCGTCGCTGGCATGGACCTGGGCCTCAAGCAGGAGCTGCTGAGGTACTTCCTGGTCCAGGACACAGTGTACCCCTTGCTGGCTCTGGCTGCCATCTTCTTCGGCATCGCCCTGTACCTGCGCTCACTCTTCCTCACGCTCATGGTGCTGCTGGGGGTGCTGGGCTCACTGCTGGTGGCCTTTTTCCTTTACCAGGTGGCCTTCCGCATGGCCTACTTTCCCTTCGTCAATCTGGCAGCCCTCCTCCTGCTGAGCAGCGTCTGCGCCAACCACACGCTCATCTTCTTCGACCTGTGGCGCCTCAGCAAGAGCCAGCTGCCGTCGGGGGGGCTGGCGCAGCGCGTGGGCCGCACCATGCACCACTTCGGCTACCTGCTGCTGGTCTCCGGCCTCACCACGAGCGCGGCCTTCTACGCCAGCTATCTGAGCCGCCTGCCGGCCGTGCGCTGCCTCGCCCTCTTCATGGGCACGGCTGTGCTGGTGCACCTGGCGCTCACGCTGGTCTGGCTGCCCGCCTCCGCCGTGCTCCACGAGCGCTACCTGGCGCGCGGCTGTGTGCGCCGGGCGCGGGGCCGGTGGGAGGGCAGCGCGCCTCGGCGGCTGCTGCTGGCGCTGCACCGGCGGCTCCGCGGCCTGCGGAGGGCGGCGGCCGGCACCTCGCGTCTGCTCTTCCAGCGCCTGCTGCCCTGCGGCGTCATCAAGTTCCGCTACATCTGGATCTGCTGGTTTGCGGCACTGGCTGCAGGGGGCGCCTACATCGCCGGCGTCAGCCCCCGCCTGCGGCTGCCCACGCTGCCGCCGCCCGGCGGCCAGGTCTTCCGGCCCAGCCACCCTTTCGAGCGCTTCGACGCAGAGTATCGCCAGCTGTTCCTGTTCGAGCAGCTGCCGCAGGGCGAGGGTGGCCACATGCCCGTGGTTTTGGTGTGGGGCGTCCTGCCTGTGGACACTGGCGACCCTCTGGACCCTCGTAGCAACAGCAGCCTGGTGAGGGACCCTGCCTTCTCGGCCAGTGGCCCTGAGGCCCAGCGCTGGCTGCTGGCTCTCTGCCACCGGGCCCGGAATCAGAGCTTCTTCGACACCCTGCAGGAAGGCTGGCCCACGCTGTGTTTCATGGAGAAGCTCCAGCGCTGGATGGAGAGCCCCGGCTGCGCACGCCTGGGACCTGACCTCTGCTGCGGCCACTCGGACTTCCCCTGGGCCCCCCAGTTTTTCCTGCACTGCCTGAAAATGATGGCTCTGGAGCAAGGCCCCGATGGCACCCAGGACCTGGGACTCCGCTTTGATGCCCATGGCAGCCTGGCCGCCCTGGTCCTGCAATTCCAGACCAACTTCCGGAATAGTCCGGACTACAACCAGACCCAACTCTTCTACAATGAGGTCAGCCACTGGCTGGCAGCGGAGCTGGGCATGGCACCTCCAGGCCTGCGCCGTGGTTGGTTCACCAGCCGTCTAGAGCTGTACAGCCTGCAGCACAGCCTGAGCACTGAACCTGCTGTGGTGCTGGGCCTGGCTTTGGCACTGGCCTTTGCCACACTGCTGCTGAGCACCTGGAATGTTCCCCTCAGCCTATTCTCCGTGGCAGCTGTGGCAGGCACCGTGCTGCTCACTGTAGGGCTCCTGGTTCTCCTCGAGTGGCAGCTCAACACTGCCGAGGCCctgtttctctctgcctcagtgggCCTCTCAGTGGACTTCACTGTCAACTACTGCATCTCCTATCACCTGTGCCCACACCCTGACCGCCTGAGCCGTGTGGCGTTCTCTCTGCGCCAGACCAGCTGCGCCACAGCAGTGGGGGCTGCAGCCCTGTTTGCAGCAGGGGTGCTCATGCTGCCTGCCACAGTGCTGCTTTATCGCAAGCTGGGCATCATCCTCATGATGGTCAAATGCGTCAGTTGTGGCTTTGCCAGCTTCTTCTTCCAATCTCTCTGCTGTTTCTTCGGGCCAGAGAAGAACTGTGGGCAGATCCTCTGGCCCTGTGCTCACCTGCCGTGGGATGCTGGTACCGGGGACCCTGGTGGGGAGAAGGCAGGCCGCCCACGACCAGGGTCAGTTGGAGGGATGCCCGGGACCTGCTCAGAGCAATATGAGCTACAGCCCCTGGCACGGCGTCGGAGCCCCAGCTTTGACACCAGCACAGCCACCAGCAAGCTGTCCCACCGGCCCTCGGTACTCTCTGAGGATCTGCAGCTCCATGATGGTCCCTGCTGTTCCCGGCCCCCACCCGCCCCTGCCTCCCCAAGGGAGCTGCTGCTGGACCACCAGGCAGTCTTCAGCCAGTGCCCTGCCCTGCAGACCTCCTCCCCCTATAAGCAGGCTGGCTCCAGTCCCAAAACCCGGGCCAGGCAGGATTCCCAAGGGGAGGAGGCTGAGCCCCTGCCGGCCTCGCCAGAAGCCCCAGCCCACTCCCCTAAGGCCAAGGCTGCAGAGCCTCCTGATGGCTTCTGTTCCTCAGCCAGCACCCTGGAGGGGCTCAGCGTCTCTGATGAGACCTGCCTAAGCACCTCTGAGCCCAGTGCTCGGGTACCAGATTCCGTGGGTGTGTCCCCAGATGACCTGGATGACACTGGGCAGCCAGTCCTTGAGCGGGGCCAGCTCAATGGGAAACGGGACACCCTGTGGCTGGCGCTGAGGGAGACAGTGTATGACCCATCATTGCCCGCCTCCCACCAGAGCAGCTTGTCCTGGAAGGGCCGAGGGGGGCCAGGGGATGGCAGCCCTGTGGTGCTGCCCAATAGCCAGCCAGACCTGCCAGATGTTTGGCTGCGCAGGCCCAGCACCCACACCTCAGGCTATAGCAGCTGA